From a single Paenibacillus sp. FSL W8-0426 genomic region:
- a CDS encoding ABC transporter permease, whose product MNFRQFAINNVVRNKRIYLAHFLSSTFSVMIFFTYALLLFHPDLKSGLQGSNSTVTMLANQGMIVAEIVIFVFSFLFLLYSVGSFLKTRKKDFGIFLILGMTKRQMNRLLFLENMCIGAAATVAGIGLGVIFSKLILLICGSMLAVENGLPFYFPGKAILLTAFAFLVLFAVIALSSSLLIRKGTLIDLVKSEEKPKPEPKASPWLASLSLMAILAGYAGVFVFVWDNPSFPLLLGSVVAVIVGTYLLFTQLSVYVIRALKRRPGLFFRKTNLLFLSELTYRMKDNAVMFFMVTVISASSFTGIGTMLALADPGLSAMTNPYGFSYEAAGDPAAEAKHIRMVEEALVDHELSYQKGSYVPMYTYDGEIFIKLEDYNRLSSALGYGERQLGEQEAFLTPGSLQQRKKIRAGENSFTGETLEFNVEDIWQKVTLTLPGTEIVLPFEGNSSIYVISDKLYDRLFPIYIGGDSSEYNGVTITQFVVKDWMRTRSFAAELLEQIQNTPTSEGYFYPTSLVLDWLHSKQTNGIILILSSLVGIVFFTFAASFTYFRLYADLDRDEQQYRMVGKMGLSRPELRKIVTSQLVLMFFLPLLVAVFHSSVAFVALQQLVDFSVLGHSLRIFLVFASMQLAYFAVVRWRYLRNMYTKLV is encoded by the coding sequence ATGAATTTTCGCCAGTTCGCCATTAACAACGTCGTTCGGAACAAGCGCATCTATCTCGCTCATTTTCTCAGCAGCACGTTTTCCGTCATGATTTTTTTTACCTACGCGCTTTTGTTGTTTCATCCGGACTTGAAAAGCGGATTGCAAGGTTCGAACAGCACGGTAACGATGCTGGCGAATCAGGGAATGATCGTAGCGGAGATCGTCATCTTTGTGTTCTCGTTTCTGTTTTTGTTATATTCGGTCGGCTCGTTTCTGAAAACGCGCAAAAAGGATTTTGGAATTTTTCTGATTCTGGGCATGACCAAAAGGCAGATGAATCGGTTGCTGTTTTTGGAGAACATGTGCATCGGGGCAGCGGCTACGGTGGCGGGCATCGGTTTGGGTGTGATCTTTTCCAAGTTGATTCTGCTCATTTGCGGCTCCATGCTGGCCGTGGAGAACGGTCTGCCCTTTTATTTTCCAGGCAAGGCCATTCTGCTCACCGCATTTGCCTTCCTTGTTTTGTTTGCGGTGATTGCGCTGTCCTCTTCGTTGTTGATCCGTAAGGGGACGTTGATCGACCTTGTCAAATCGGAAGAAAAACCGAAACCGGAGCCAAAAGCATCGCCTTGGTTAGCATCACTATCCCTAATGGCCATCCTAGCCGGTTATGCGGGGGTATTTGTTTTCGTATGGGACAATCCTTCCTTCCCACTGCTGCTGGGCAGCGTGGTGGCCGTAATTGTCGGTACGTATCTGCTCTTTACGCAGCTCAGCGTATATGTGATTCGTGCGTTGAAAAGACGTCCGGGCCTGTTTTTTCGCAAAACGAACCTGCTCTTTCTATCAGAACTGACCTACCGCATGAAGGATAATGCAGTCATGTTTTTTATGGTGACCGTGATTTCGGCGTCTTCATTTACGGGGATTGGTACGATGCTGGCTTTGGCGGATCCGGGACTGTCGGCCATGACCAATCCATATGGATTCAGTTATGAGGCGGCCGGCGATCCCGCGGCGGAAGCGAAACATATCCGGATGGTAGAGGAAGCGCTGGTGGATCATGAACTTTCTTATCAAAAGGGAAGCTATGTCCCTATGTACACGTATGATGGGGAGATCTTTATCAAACTTGAGGATTATAACCGATTATCTTCCGCGCTTGGGTACGGGGAAAGGCAGTTGGGGGAACAAGAGGCATTTTTGACGCCAGGCAGCTTGCAGCAGCGGAAAAAAATTCGGGCTGGTGAGAACAGCTTTACGGGCGAAACGCTTGAATTCAATGTGGAGGACATTTGGCAAAAAGTAACGTTAACGCTGCCCGGCACGGAGATCGTGCTGCCGTTTGAGGGCAATTCGTCCATCTATGTCATTTCGGATAAGTTATACGACAGGTTGTTCCCCATTTATATTGGCGGCGATTCCAGCGAATATAACGGGGTGACCATCACGCAATTCGTGGTCAAGGACTGGATGCGTACACGCAGCTTTGCAGCAGAATTGCTGGAGCAAATCCAGAACACGCCAACTTCCGAGGGGTACTTCTATCCGACCTCGCTCGTGTTGGATTGGCTTCATTCGAAGCAAACGAACGGGATCATTCTCATACTTAGCAGCCTGGTTGGCATCGTGTTTTTCACCTTTGCGGCCAGCTTTACTTACTTCCGGTTGTATGCAGACCTGGATCGGGACGAGCAGCAGTATCGTATGGTCGGAAAGATGGGGCTGAGCCGTCCCGAATTGCGAAAGATTGTGACCAGTCAGCTCGTATTGATGTTTTTCCTGCCATTACTGGTTGCTGTGTTCCATAGTTCCGTCGCCTTTGTGGCGCTGCAGCAGCTGGTCGATTTCTCGGTGCTGGGACACAGCCTGCGCATTTTCCTGGTGTTTGCGTCCATGCAGCTCGCGTACTTTGCGGTTGTGCGCTGGCGTTATTTGAGAAACATGTACACCAAACTGGTTTGA
- a CDS encoding AI-2E family transporter, whose protein sequence is MFKGNSFVRISIGLALVLINIYLLSRVSFIFQPLVTMVTVITIPMMLSVFFYYLLRPLVNYMEKKKINRTVSILLIYLVSAAILALFIVGLWPSLRDQLKNLVDNAPNMINALSAQLKELEQSGIFTTLFPESSNPLSQITEYVNKGFNFVTDYVSSAISLISSFAIILFTFPIILFYMLKQGEKFGRKLVHIVPKRFQKDSREVVLEIDQALSGFIVGRVIVNLALGVLMYVGFLFIGLPYALLLTVIAVIMNFVPFIGAIVSAIPIVIIGLIQSPSVAIWSLIIILVAQQIQDNLVAPYVFGKKLDIHPLTTIILVLGAGDLGGIIAILIIIPVYMTFKIILVRIYQLFFKDKWENA, encoded by the coding sequence TTGTTTAAAGGAAATTCATTCGTTCGTATCAGCATCGGACTTGCCCTGGTGCTCATCAACATCTACCTGTTGTCACGGGTGAGCTTTATTTTTCAGCCACTCGTCACCATGGTGACGGTCATTACAATTCCGATGATGCTGTCGGTATTCTTCTATTATTTGCTGCGGCCGCTGGTGAATTATATGGAGAAGAAAAAGATCAACCGTACCGTCAGCATCCTGCTGATCTATCTGGTCTCCGCAGCCATTCTGGCCTTGTTCATCGTTGGATTATGGCCGTCCTTAAGGGATCAGCTGAAAAATCTCGTGGACAACGCGCCTAACATGATTAATGCGTTGAGCGCACAATTAAAGGAACTGGAGCAGAGCGGGATATTTACAACCCTGTTCCCTGAAAGCTCCAATCCGTTGTCCCAGATTACCGAATATGTAAACAAGGGATTCAACTTCGTCACCGATTATGTTTCCAGTGCGATCTCGCTCATTTCGAGTTTTGCGATTATTTTGTTTACGTTCCCGATCATTCTGTTCTACATGCTGAAGCAGGGGGAGAAATTCGGGCGCAAGCTGGTTCATATCGTGCCGAAACGGTTCCAGAAGGACAGCCGCGAAGTGGTATTGGAAATCGATCAGGCTCTAAGCGGCTTCATTGTGGGCCGAGTGATCGTGAATCTGGCTCTTGGCGTGCTGATGTATGTCGGGTTTCTGTTCATCGGTTTGCCGTATGCGTTATTGTTGACCGTCATCGCGGTGATCATGAACTTCGTTCCGTTCATCGGGGCGATTGTGTCGGCGATACCGATCGTCATCATCGGTCTCATCCAGTCGCCTTCAGTGGCGATCTGGTCGCTTATCATTATTTTGGTCGCTCAGCAGATTCAAGATAATCTGGTTGCACCTTATGTATTTGGCAAGAAACTGGACATTCACCCGCTGACAACCATTATTCTGGTGCTGGGCGCCGGGGATCTGGGGGGCATCATCGCCATTCTCATCATCATCCCGGTCTACATGACTTTCAAAATTATTCTGGTTCGCATCTATCAATTATTCTTTAAAGACAAATGGGAAAATGCCTAA
- a CDS encoding ABC transporter ATP-binding protein yields the protein MEICSVKQISKIYKGIVSHEALSGIDLSIQEGEFVGIMGPSGSGKTTLLNMISTIDRPTSGELNIGGRDPFALHADELALFRRRELGFVFQSFNLLNTLTVKENIVLPLTLDGVSVQEMNERAARLADKLGIADILDKRTFEISGGQAQRTAIARALIHGPKLILADEPTGNLDSKAARDVMEMLERRNREDRATMLLVTHDAVAASYCSRVVFIKDGQLYNEIHYGDNRPAFYQRIINVLSLMGGTGHEFSPVRH from the coding sequence ATGGAAATTTGCTCGGTCAAGCAAATCAGCAAAATTTATAAAGGCATCGTATCTCACGAAGCGTTATCCGGAATCGATCTGAGCATTCAGGAGGGTGAGTTCGTAGGCATTATGGGGCCGTCCGGCAGCGGCAAAACGACGCTTCTGAACATGATCTCGACGATCGACCGTCCGACCTCGGGCGAACTGAACATTGGAGGACGTGATCCGTTTGCGCTGCATGCCGATGAACTTGCCTTGTTCCGGCGCAGGGAATTGGGATTTGTATTTCAATCGTTCAACTTGCTCAATACGCTCACGGTGAAGGAAAACATCGTATTGCCGCTCACGCTGGACGGAGTATCCGTCCAAGAAATGAACGAACGTGCGGCGAGGTTGGCTGACAAGCTGGGAATTGCGGACATTCTCGATAAGCGTACTTTCGAAATATCGGGCGGGCAAGCCCAACGGACGGCGATCGCGCGTGCGCTGATTCACGGGCCCAAACTGATTCTTGCGGACGAACCTACCGGAAACCTCGATTCGAAGGCCGCCCGCGACGTGATGGAGATGCTGGAACGCCGGAACCGCGAGGACCGGGCCACGATGCTGCTGGTTACGCATGATGCGGTGGCCGCGAGTTACTGCAGCCGGGTCGTGTTCATCAAGGACGGGCAGCTGTACAACGAAATTCATTACGGGGACAACCGGCCTGCGTTCTACCAGCGAATCATCAATGTGTTGTCTTTGATGGGGGGAACGGGACATGAATTTTCGCCAGTTCGCCATTAA